A single window of Mycolicibacterium madagascariense DNA harbors:
- a CDS encoding sugar phosphate isomerase/epimerase family protein, translating into MKIAGAPISWGVCEVPGWGFQLTPDRVLTEMRGAGLSATELGPEGFLPADTGQLKDVLRGHDLACVGGFVPVVLFDAGHDPADDLAGPLESLVAAGAGVVVLAAATGADGYDSRPVLDDDQWATLFANLDRLAGIVAERGLLAVLHPHVGTIVETKDDVDRVLAGSSIPLCLDTGHLLIGGTDPLELAKAVPHRIAHTHLKDVDAALAAKVQSGEWTYTDAVRAGMYTPLGTGDVDIAGIVSVLRDNGFDGWFVLEQDTILDAEPSDEGPVRDVLASVRYLQQVTS; encoded by the coding sequence ATCAAGATCGCCGGAGCCCCGATTTCGTGGGGTGTCTGCGAGGTGCCCGGCTGGGGTTTCCAGTTGACGCCCGACCGGGTGCTGACCGAGATGCGCGGCGCGGGACTGTCGGCCACCGAGCTGGGGCCCGAGGGCTTCCTGCCGGCAGACACCGGACAGCTGAAAGACGTTCTACGCGGCCATGATCTGGCGTGCGTGGGGGGCTTCGTGCCGGTCGTCCTCTTCGACGCCGGCCATGATCCCGCCGACGATCTCGCGGGTCCGCTGGAGTCGCTCGTCGCCGCGGGCGCGGGCGTGGTGGTGCTGGCGGCGGCCACCGGGGCCGACGGGTACGACTCCCGTCCCGTGCTCGACGACGACCAGTGGGCGACGCTGTTCGCCAACCTGGACCGGCTGGCGGGCATCGTCGCCGAGCGGGGCCTGCTGGCAGTCCTGCATCCCCACGTCGGCACGATCGTCGAGACCAAGGACGACGTCGACCGGGTGTTGGCGGGATCGTCGATCCCGCTCTGCCTGGACACCGGGCACCTGCTGATCGGCGGCACGGATCCGCTCGAGTTGGCCAAGGCGGTGCCACACCGCATCGCCCACACCCACCTCAAGGACGTCGACGCGGCTCTGGCGGCGAAGGTCCAGTCGGGTGAATGGACCTACACCGATGCGGTGCGGGCCGGCATGTACACGCCCCTGGGCACCGGGGACGTCGACATCGCCGGGATCGTCTCGGTGTTGCGCGACAACGGTTTCGACGGGTGGTTCGTACTGGAGCAGGACACCATCCTCGATGCGGAGCCAAGCGACGAGGGCCCGGTGCGCGACGTGCTGGCGAGCGTGCGCTACCTGCAGCAGGTCACGTCATGA
- a CDS encoding rRNA adenine N-6-methyltransferase family protein gives MTIRQLDRSELRHIAKAANFRPSAKRGQFYPHDSATVRRVTAACGAHRADEVLELGAGLGSVTLALLDKGARVTAVEPDAALARQLPHTVAQHSHSEIERLSVLHGDVTSVLPADLPAEPTIAVANLPAPLVESTLLHLLNEFRALRTVLVLTEFVLADRVCAEPGGPKYHPFGAKLRYFGAVRRHGAVTPSALWPIPRCHYGLFGVHRDPRQSRPADAESRGQVFGLVDIAFAHRRNSARSAFAAWAGSGHESAKRLLTASINPARRADDLGIGDFVRLQQRSSEFVGEGIDGSPLGRQSSPAGGSGR, from the coding sequence ATGACCATCCGACAACTCGATCGGTCTGAGTTACGCCACATCGCCAAGGCCGCCAACTTCCGCCCCAGCGCCAAACGCGGACAGTTCTACCCACATGATTCCGCCACCGTCCGCCGCGTGACGGCGGCCTGCGGAGCCCACCGCGCCGACGAGGTGCTCGAACTCGGCGCGGGCCTCGGGTCGGTGACGCTGGCCCTCCTGGACAAGGGGGCCCGGGTGACCGCGGTCGAGCCCGACGCCGCCCTGGCCCGCCAACTGCCGCACACGGTCGCCCAACACTCCCACAGTGAGATCGAGCGCCTCTCGGTGCTACATGGCGACGTCACGTCCGTGCTGCCGGCGGACCTCCCCGCCGAGCCGACGATCGCGGTGGCGAACCTGCCCGCGCCGCTCGTCGAGTCGACGCTGCTGCACCTGCTGAACGAATTCCGTGCTCTGCGTACGGTGTTGGTCCTCACCGAGTTCGTCCTGGCCGACCGGGTGTGCGCCGAACCGGGTGGACCCAAGTACCACCCGTTCGGGGCGAAACTGCGCTACTTCGGGGCCGTTCGCCGACACGGTGCGGTGACGCCGTCGGCGCTGTGGCCCATCCCCCGGTGCCACTACGGGCTGTTCGGGGTGCACCGCGACCCGCGGCAGTCGCGGCCCGCCGATGCCGAGTCACGGGGTCAGGTCTTCGGACTCGTCGACATCGCCTTCGCGCACCGTCGCAACTCCGCACGCTCCGCGTTCGCCGCGTGGGCGGGCTCCGGCCACGAGTCGGCCAAGCGGCTGCTGACGGCCAGCATCAACCCCGCGCGCCGGGCCGACGATCTCGGCATCGGAGACTTCGTGCGACTGCAGCAACGCTCCTCGGAGTTCGTCGGGGAGGGCATCGACGGCTCACCGCTGGGGCGCCAGTCGTCCCCCGCGGGCGGGTCGGGCCGATGA
- a CDS encoding LacI family DNA-binding transcriptional regulator: MPHRYKVREIAQQAGLSEATVDRVLNDRPGVRENTRAEVAQAIADLDKQRAQLRLNGRRFLLDVVMQTPQRFSDAFRAAVEAELPAFAPAMLRARFHLWESGSTERMADGLARIRGSHGVILKAQDAPEVVEAVDRLVGAGVPVVTYATDVPTSARCGYVGIDNHGAGVTAAYLMSQWLGTAPSGVLITLSGTVFRGEGEREVGFRTALRGSGRDIVEVSDSDGIDDVNERLVLDALERHPGVEAVYSAGGGNTATVAAFDRIGRACRVFIAHDLDADNRRLLRDGRISVVLHNDLRADARLAMRLILQSHGALPPEPVRPAPIQVVTPYNLPG, encoded by the coding sequence GTGCCCCACCGGTACAAGGTGCGCGAGATCGCGCAGCAGGCCGGGCTGAGCGAGGCGACGGTCGACCGCGTGCTCAACGACCGTCCGGGCGTGCGGGAGAACACCCGCGCCGAGGTGGCCCAGGCGATCGCGGACCTCGACAAGCAGCGCGCCCAGCTACGGCTCAACGGGCGGCGCTTCCTGCTCGACGTGGTGATGCAGACCCCGCAGCGCTTCTCGGACGCCTTTCGCGCGGCCGTCGAGGCGGAACTGCCCGCGTTCGCGCCCGCGATGCTGCGGGCCCGGTTCCACCTGTGGGAGTCCGGATCGACCGAACGCATGGCCGACGGGTTGGCGCGCATCCGCGGCAGCCACGGCGTGATCCTCAAGGCCCAGGACGCACCCGAGGTGGTCGAGGCCGTCGACCGCCTCGTCGGTGCGGGCGTTCCGGTGGTGACCTATGCGACGGACGTGCCGACGAGCGCCCGCTGCGGCTACGTCGGCATCGACAATCACGGCGCCGGGGTGACCGCCGCCTACCTGATGAGCCAGTGGCTCGGCACCGCACCCTCGGGTGTGCTGATCACGTTGAGCGGCACGGTCTTTCGCGGCGAGGGCGAGCGCGAGGTGGGCTTTCGCACCGCGTTGCGCGGTTCTGGTCGCGACATCGTGGAGGTCAGTGACAGCGACGGCATCGACGACGTCAACGAGCGACTGGTGCTCGACGCGCTGGAGCGTCATCCCGGTGTGGAGGCGGTCTACTCGGCCGGGGGCGGCAACACCGCGACCGTCGCCGCATTCGACAGGATCGGCAGGGCATGCCGCGTGTTCATCGCCCACGACCTGGACGCCGACAATCGCAGGCTGCTGCGCGACGGACGGATCTCGGTGGTGCTGCACAACGACCTGCGGGCCGACGCCCGGCTCGCGATGCGACTGATCCTGCAAAGCCACGGCGCGCTGCCGCCCGAGCCGGTGCGGCCGGCGCCGATTCAGGTCGTCACCCCCTACAACCTGCCT
- a CDS encoding ABC transporter permease, whose amino-acid sequence MTTQADLDRETHQVVHDERVKEQNKLQRILIRPEMGAGVGAIGIFVFFLVLAPPFRSPESLATVLYASSTIGIMAVGVGLLMIGGEFDLSSGVAVTTASLAASMISYNLHLNLWVGAALSLVVALAVGFFNGFMVMKTKIPSFLITLSTFFMLTGVNLAVTKLVAGQVATPSVSDMAGFPSGKLIFASSIQLGPVAVRITVLWWILFTAVATYVLFKTRIGNWIFAVGGNQDSARAVGVPVTKVKIGLFMTVGFCAWFVGMHLLFSFNTIQSGQGIGNEFFYIIAAVIGGCLLTGGYGTAIGTLIGAFIFGMTNQGIVYAGWNPDWFKFFLGAMLLFAVIANNVFRNYAAKR is encoded by the coding sequence ATGACTACACAGGCAGATCTCGACCGCGAGACGCATCAGGTCGTGCACGACGAACGCGTCAAGGAACAGAACAAGCTGCAGCGCATCCTCATTCGTCCTGAGATGGGCGCGGGCGTGGGGGCCATCGGCATCTTCGTCTTCTTCCTCGTCCTGGCGCCGCCCTTCCGCTCACCGGAGTCGCTGGCGACGGTGTTGTATGCCAGTTCGACGATCGGCATCATGGCCGTCGGCGTCGGACTGCTGATGATCGGCGGTGAGTTCGACCTCTCCTCGGGTGTCGCGGTCACCACGGCTTCCCTTGCGGCCTCGATGATCTCGTACAACCTGCATCTGAACCTGTGGGTCGGTGCCGCGCTGTCGCTGGTGGTGGCACTGGCGGTCGGATTCTTCAACGGCTTCATGGTGATGAAGACGAAGATCCCCTCGTTCCTCATCACCCTCAGCACGTTCTTCATGCTCACCGGCGTCAACCTCGCCGTGACGAAGCTGGTCGCCGGTCAGGTCGCCACGCCGAGCGTCTCGGACATGGCCGGCTTCCCGTCGGGCAAGCTGATCTTCGCCTCGTCGATCCAGCTCGGTCCCGTAGCGGTGCGCATCACGGTGCTGTGGTGGATCCTCTTCACGGCGGTCGCCACCTACGTCCTGTTCAAGACCCGCATCGGCAACTGGATCTTCGCGGTCGGCGGCAATCAGGACAGCGCCCGTGCGGTCGGCGTGCCCGTCACCAAGGTCAAGATCGGCCTCTTCATGACGGTCGGCTTCTGCGCCTGGTTCGTGGGGATGCATCTGCTGTTCTCGTTCAACACGATTCAGTCCGGGCAGGGCATCGGCAACGAGTTCTTCTACATCATCGCCGCGGTGATCGGTGGCTGCCTGCTCACCGGTGGCTACGGCACGGCGATCGGCACGCTCATCGGTGCGTTCATCTTCGGCATGACGAATCAGGGCATCGTCTACGCGGGCTGGAACCCGGACTGGTTCAAGTTCTTCCTCGGCGCCATGCTGCTGTTCGCGGTGATCGCCAACAATGTCTTCCGCAACTACGCAGCGAAAAGGTAG
- a CDS encoding ATP-binding cassette domain-containing protein, translating into MTTTAEVPIAESPSGGGVPLIELKGVGKSYGNIIALKDINLRVGAGQVTGVLGDNGAGKSTLIKIIAGLHKQTEGELLVDGTAMEFESPKDALANGISTVYQDLAVVSLMPVWRNFFLGQELRKKGFLKSLDINAMRATTISELHKMGIDLPDVDAPIGSLSGGQRQCVAIARAVFFGARVLILDEPTAALGVKQSGMVLRYITAAKEQGFGVIFITHNPHHAHMVGDHFVLLNRGRQKLDCSYDEISLEHLTQQMAGGDELEALSHELARK; encoded by the coding sequence ATGACCACGACTGCCGAAGTGCCGATCGCCGAGTCTCCGTCGGGTGGTGGCGTGCCACTCATCGAACTCAAGGGCGTCGGGAAGAGCTACGGAAACATCATCGCGCTCAAGGACATCAACCTGCGGGTGGGTGCCGGGCAGGTCACCGGCGTCCTCGGTGACAACGGCGCGGGCAAGTCGACGTTGATCAAGATCATCGCCGGCCTGCACAAGCAGACCGAGGGCGAGCTGCTCGTCGACGGCACCGCAATGGAGTTCGAGTCGCCGAAGGACGCTCTGGCCAACGGCATCTCGACCGTGTACCAGGATCTCGCGGTCGTCTCGCTGATGCCGGTGTGGCGCAACTTCTTCCTGGGTCAGGAGCTCCGCAAGAAGGGCTTCCTGAAGTCCCTCGACATCAACGCGATGCGCGCGACCACGATCTCCGAACTGCACAAGATGGGGATCGACCTGCCCGACGTCGACGCCCCGATAGGGTCGCTGTCGGGCGGTCAGCGCCAGTGCGTCGCGATCGCCAGGGCGGTGTTCTTCGGCGCGCGGGTGCTCATCCTCGACGAACCGACCGCGGCGCTCGGCGTCAAGCAGTCGGGCATGGTGCTGCGCTACATCACCGCGGCCAAGGAGCAGGGCTTCGGGGTCATCTTCATCACCCACAACCCGCATCACGCTCACATGGTGGGCGACCACTTCGTACTGCTCAACCGCGGACGGCAGAAGCTGGACTGCAGCTACGACGAGATCTCGCTGGAACATCTCACCCAGCAGATGGCCGGTGGTGACGAACTCGAGGCGCTCAGCCACGAACTCGCCCGCAAGTAA
- a CDS encoding Gfo/Idh/MocA family protein: protein MREADRVDRRRECPGRTGHPRLGRAGPGRLPAPLRRGVRRRQAGRRRRFGGHHPHRAQHDHGSRSPPMDYIKGSGGIFRDCAVHDFDIVNWITGQRAVQVYATGIVQGNPLFAEYGDVDTAAVIVTFDGGALGVVSNARYNARGYDCRLEVHGFDDSVVAGWDQGVPVRNTDPHNDFPTGPAHGFFMDRFTEAFRTELAAFVQVAKGGPVLGASVNDAVEVAWLAEAATESLRRGAPVTIEEMRNA from the coding sequence CTGCGAGAAGCCGATCGCGTCGACCGCCGTCGAGAGTGCCCGGGTCGCACAGGCCATCCTCGCCTCGGGCGTGCCGGTCCAGGTCGGTTACCAGCGCCGCTACGACGCGGCGTTCGCCGCCGCCAAGCGGGCCGTCGACGACGGTTCGGTGGGCACCATCCACACCGTGCGCAGCACGACCATGGATCCCGCTCCCCGCCGATGGACTACATCAAGGGTTCGGGCGGCATCTTCCGCGACTGTGCCGTGCACGACTTCGACATCGTCAACTGGATCACCGGGCAGCGCGCCGTGCAGGTGTATGCCACGGGCATCGTCCAGGGCAACCCGTTGTTCGCCGAGTACGGCGACGTCGACACCGCGGCCGTGATCGTCACGTTCGACGGCGGCGCCCTCGGCGTGGTGTCCAACGCCCGGTACAACGCCCGCGGGTATGACTGCCGTCTCGAGGTGCACGGTTTCGACGACAGCGTCGTCGCCGGGTGGGACCAGGGCGTTCCCGTACGAAACACCGACCCGCACAACGACTTTCCCACCGGACCGGCGCACGGGTTCTTCATGGACCGCTTCACCGAGGCGTTCCGCACGGAACTGGCCGCCTTCGTTCAGGTCGCCAAGGGCGGGCCGGTCCTCGGCGCCTCGGTGAACGACGCCGTCGAGGTGGCGTGGCTGGCCGAGGCCGCCACCGAATCCCTGCGCCGCGGCGCGCCGGTCACGATCGAGGAGATGAGGAACGCGTGA
- a CDS encoding DUF6131 family protein: MIVLGVILVILGFLLPTLVPTFAFAHLILVVGVILLVVGVILAILGSAGRAVGGRRHYY, translated from the coding sequence ATGATCGTTCTCGGAGTCATCCTCGTCATCCTTGGATTCCTGCTCCCCACCCTGGTTCCCACGTTCGCCTTCGCCCACCTCATCCTCGTGGTCGGCGTCATCCTGCTCGTCGTCGGCGTCATCCTGGCGATCCTGGGATCGGCGGGCCGTGCCGTCGGTGGTCGCCGGCACTACTACTGA
- a CDS encoding fructose bisphosphate aldolase yields the protein MSDPTQHETERMRSGRGFIAALDQSGGSTPKALKLYGIDESQYSGDTEMFDLIHQMRTRIITSSAFGGDRILAAILFQQTLDRDIEGTPSATYLWERKGIVPFLKIDQGLADATNGVQLMKPISGLDDMLEHAVAKGVFGTKERSVIGAADATGIAAVVDQQFELAHQVLAHGLVPILEPEITISIPDKAEAESLLLDAILERLGDVPEDRRVMLKLSLPSTPNEYRRLITHPKVLRVVALSGGYSRDEADELLAQNTGLIASFSRALTEGLTVDQSDAEFDATLDASIQAIYDASVER from the coding sequence GTGTCCGATCCCACTCAGCACGAAACCGAACGGATGCGCTCCGGCAGAGGTTTCATCGCCGCGCTCGACCAGAGCGGCGGATCGACGCCCAAGGCGCTCAAGCTGTATGGAATCGACGAGAGCCAGTACTCGGGCGACACCGAGATGTTCGATCTCATCCACCAGATGCGCACCCGCATCATCACCTCGTCGGCGTTCGGCGGTGACCGCATCCTCGCGGCCATCCTGTTCCAGCAGACCCTCGACCGCGACATCGAGGGCACGCCGTCGGCAACCTACCTCTGGGAACGCAAGGGCATCGTGCCGTTCCTCAAGATCGATCAGGGTCTCGCGGACGCCACCAACGGCGTGCAGCTCATGAAGCCGATCAGCGGCCTGGACGACATGCTCGAACACGCCGTCGCCAAGGGCGTGTTCGGCACCAAGGAGCGTTCGGTGATCGGCGCCGCCGACGCGACCGGCATCGCCGCGGTCGTCGACCAGCAGTTCGAGTTGGCGCACCAGGTGCTGGCGCACGGACTGGTTCCCATCCTCGAGCCCGAGATCACCATCTCGATCCCCGACAAGGCCGAGGCCGAATCGCTGCTTCTGGACGCCATTCTCGAACGTCTCGGCGACGTTCCCGAGGATCGCAGGGTGATGCTCAAGCTGTCGCTACCGAGCACGCCCAACGAATATCGCCGACTGATCACGCATCCCAAGGTGCTGCGGGTGGTCGCGTTGTCCGGCGGCTACTCGCGCGACGAGGCCGACGAGCTATTGGCCCAGAACACCGGTCTGATCGCCAGTTTCAGCCGGGCGCTGACGGAAGGACTGACGGTCGACCAGTCCGACGCGGAGTTCGACGCGACACTGGACGCCTCGATTCAGGCGATCTACGACGCCTCCGTCGAGCGATAA
- a CDS encoding Gfo/Idh/MocA family protein — protein MSLRIGVLGASRIAEQAIVGPAAELGHRLVAVAARDRSRAEAFAEKYGVERVVDDYQAVIDDAEVDVVYNPLANALHAPWNLAAIAAGKPVLSEKPFARDESEAIRVAEAAEAANVPVLEGFHYFFHPVTRRAFALAGDGTLGTVTHVEVRMAMPAPGDDDPRWSLDLAGGALMDLGCYGLHVMRSLGRLGVPGIGGPPSITGARADERTPGVDARCDVDLEFPDGATGIATHSMVADDFSFTLRIGGTAGEVLVHDFIKPNSDDRVTVTGAGGSTVERLGTRASYTYQLEAFAAHVEHGAALPFGTADAVANMALVDAAYRAAGLQPR, from the coding sequence ATGAGTCTGCGCATCGGCGTGCTCGGGGCGTCCCGGATCGCCGAGCAGGCCATCGTCGGCCCCGCCGCCGAACTGGGCCACCGACTGGTGGCGGTGGCGGCGCGGGACCGGTCGCGGGCCGAGGCGTTCGCCGAGAAGTACGGCGTCGAGCGCGTCGTCGACGACTATCAGGCCGTGATCGACGACGCCGAGGTCGACGTCGTCTACAACCCGCTGGCCAACGCGCTACACGCGCCGTGGAATCTGGCGGCGATCGCCGCGGGCAAGCCGGTGTTGAGCGAAAAGCCGTTCGCGCGAGACGAATCCGAGGCCATCCGGGTCGCGGAGGCGGCAGAGGCGGCGAACGTGCCGGTGCTGGAGGGCTTTCACTACTTCTTCCATCCCGTCACCCGGCGGGCGTTCGCGTTGGCCGGGGACGGAACGCTGGGCACGGTGACCCATGTGGAGGTGCGGATGGCGATGCCCGCTCCCGGGGACGACGATCCGCGGTGGTCACTCGACCTGGCCGGCGGCGCCCTGATGGACCTGGGCTGTTACGGCCTGCACGTGATGCGCTCACTGGGCCGACTCGGGGTCCCCGGCATCGGCGGGCCGCCATCGATCACGGGCGCCCGGGCCGACGAGCGCACCCCCGGGGTGGATGCCCGCTGCGACGTCGACCTCGAATTCCCGGACGGGGCAACGGGTATCGCGACGCACTCGATGGTGGCCGACGACTTCTCGTTCACGCTGCGGATCGGGGGAACCGCGGGTGAGGTGCTCGTCCACGACTTCATCAAGCCCAACAGCGATGACCGCGTGACGGTCACCGGGGCGGGCGGGAGCACGGTGGAACGGCTCGGCACCAGGGCGTCCTACACGTATCAGCTGGAGGCCTTCGCCGCCCACGTGGAGCACGGCGCCGCCCTGCCGTTCGGCACTGCCGACGCGGTGGCGAACATGGCGCTCGTCGACGCCGCCTACCGTGCGGCAGGCCTGCAGCCGCGCTGA
- a CDS encoding TIM barrel protein: MTAGRGVRTSDFELAVSAEMVFTDLPIVERVRRIHDLGFAAEIWSWHDKDLDALAATGATFTSMTGYLHGDLIDPQTADDVVRTAAESIEAAATLGVTRLNLHTAELLDGLPVRPRLRATGAMWTTAMRTLEKLGELGSAAGVTFCVENLNTIVDHPGVPLARAKDVLALVEGVGHPHVKMMLDLYHAQIGEGNLIELVRRCGAAIGEVQVADVPGRCQPGTGEIYYPAVAKTLRDNGYQGTVGLEGYAAGDDVDALEAFRAAFS, encoded by the coding sequence ATGACCGCTGGACGCGGTGTGCGCACGAGCGACTTCGAGTTGGCGGTGAGCGCCGAGATGGTGTTCACCGACCTGCCCATCGTCGAGCGGGTGCGACGAATCCACGACCTGGGCTTCGCCGCCGAGATATGGAGCTGGCACGACAAGGATCTCGACGCGCTCGCGGCGACCGGGGCCACGTTCACGTCGATGACCGGTTACCTGCACGGCGATCTCATCGACCCGCAGACCGCCGACGACGTGGTGCGCACGGCCGCCGAGAGCATCGAGGCCGCGGCGACGCTCGGTGTCACGCGGCTCAATCTGCACACCGCCGAGCTGCTGGACGGGCTACCGGTCCGGCCGCGGCTGCGCGCCACCGGCGCCATGTGGACGACCGCGATGCGCACCCTGGAGAAGCTCGGAGAGCTGGGTTCGGCTGCGGGCGTGACCTTTTGCGTCGAGAACCTCAACACGATCGTCGACCATCCGGGGGTGCCGCTGGCACGCGCCAAGGACGTCCTCGCGCTCGTCGAGGGGGTCGGCCATCCCCACGTCAAGATGATGCTCGATCTGTATCACGCTCAAATCGGCGAGGGCAACCTCATCGAGCTGGTCCGGCGGTGTGGCGCCGCCATCGGTGAGGTCCAGGTCGCCGACGTGCCGGGCAGATGCCAGCCGGGCACGGGTGAGATCTACTATCCCGCGGTGGCGAAGACGTTGCGCGACAACGGATATCAGGGCACCGTCGGCCTCGAGGGCTATGCCGCCGGTGACGACGTCGACGCGCTCGAGGCGTTTCGGGCGGCGTTCAGCTGA
- a CDS encoding phytanoyl-CoA dioxygenase family protein gives MTASTTAAPRAWIEASDCDLDDFRTLVSTETDLRDYPLATDVRQGVLVYSAAAMARAERRALQTEVIHALADGPGVVVVEGAVDHDVVDRASAAFTSLIEAQRAAGGAVGDHFGKAGVNDRVWNAAQKLALHSPAVFADYYANDAIALVCQAWLGPRYQVTSQVNVVNPGGAPQVPHRDYHLGFVDEDQLTAYPAHLHRMSPALTLQGAVAHCDMPLESGPTMLLPHSQKFLGGYVAFYRQDFIDFFATVQVQVPLRKGDAVFFNPALMHGAGANTSTDIRRMANLLQVSSPFGRAMEAMDRTAMVRAVFPSLLAMKAAGRSDRELANAVNATAEGYAFPTNLDQDQPIGSLAPASQVDTVLAALTEGLDPEALDDVLAQHTTRRIP, from the coding sequence ATGACCGCATCAACCACCGCTGCACCGCGGGCGTGGATCGAGGCGTCGGACTGCGACCTCGACGACTTCCGGACTCTGGTGTCCACCGAAACCGACCTACGCGACTACCCGTTGGCGACCGACGTGCGACAGGGCGTCCTGGTGTACTCCGCCGCCGCGATGGCACGGGCCGAGCGCCGCGCGCTGCAGACGGAGGTGATCCACGCCCTGGCCGACGGGCCCGGCGTCGTCGTCGTCGAAGGCGCCGTCGACCACGACGTCGTCGACCGGGCCAGCGCCGCGTTCACGTCGCTGATCGAGGCCCAGCGCGCCGCGGGCGGGGCCGTCGGCGACCACTTCGGCAAGGCCGGCGTCAACGACCGCGTCTGGAACGCCGCGCAGAAGCTCGCACTGCACTCCCCCGCGGTGTTCGCCGACTACTACGCCAACGACGCCATCGCCCTGGTGTGCCAGGCCTGGCTGGGCCCGCGCTACCAGGTCACCTCACAGGTCAACGTCGTCAATCCCGGTGGCGCACCGCAGGTTCCGCATCGCGACTACCACCTCGGCTTCGTCGACGAGGACCAGCTGACCGCCTACCCCGCGCACCTGCACCGCATGTCGCCGGCCCTGACGCTGCAGGGTGCGGTCGCGCATTGCGACATGCCGCTGGAGTCCGGCCCGACCATGCTGCTGCCGCACTCCCAGAAGTTCCTCGGCGGCTACGTCGCGTTCTACCGCCAAGACTTCATCGACTTCTTCGCCACCGTGCAGGTGCAGGTGCCGCTGCGCAAGGGCGACGCGGTGTTCTTCAACCCCGCCCTCATGCACGGGGCGGGGGCGAACACGTCGACCGACATCCGTCGGATGGCCAACCTGCTGCAGGTGTCCTCGCCGTTCGGGCGGGCCATGGAGGCGATGGACCGCACCGCGATGGTGCGCGCCGTCTTTCCGTCGCTGCTGGCGATGAAGGCGGCGGGCCGCAGTGACCGCGAGCTCGCGAATGCGGTCAACGCGACCGCCGAGGGCTACGCCTTCCCGACCAACCTCGACCAGGACCAGCCCATCGGCAGCCTGGCACCGGCCAGCCAGGTCGACACCGTCCTGGCGGCCCTCACCGAGGGACTCGACCCCGAGGCCCTCGACGACGTCCTCGCACAGCACACGACAAGGAGAATTCCATGA
- a CDS encoding DUF3159 domain-containing protein, translating into MTAVPHQPSPPPRVPSVVDGFLRSPLSGIAPWVLLAVLSGPGRFEEAAAAAFGMSVLLTWIGHRRGIAVHLLEVFGMVFFGVLTALAAFASPGTIHWLEVWAGELTNVALALFATVTLLIGRPFTLAYAKDSTPQEVWGSQTFRRVNYVISAVWAGAFFCSAAVGCYGDAVLHDPDEFWTGWILQLAALLFAVSFTDRYPSHVRGQQGESTDPAPSMWGVLDWVPTFVLVTGVIGLATDSLSTTVGTVLIVVGAVGAAAVRRWLPKAG; encoded by the coding sequence ATGACCGCCGTCCCCCACCAGCCCTCGCCGCCACCGCGTGTGCCAAGTGTCGTCGACGGGTTCCTCCGCTCACCGCTGTCCGGCATTGCGCCGTGGGTGCTGCTGGCCGTGCTGTCGGGTCCCGGCCGCTTCGAAGAGGCCGCCGCCGCGGCCTTCGGCATGTCGGTGCTGCTGACGTGGATCGGGCACCGCCGCGGCATCGCCGTGCACCTGCTCGAGGTGTTCGGCATGGTGTTCTTCGGCGTCCTGACGGCGTTGGCGGCGTTCGCCTCCCCCGGAACCATCCACTGGCTGGAGGTGTGGGCGGGTGAACTGACGAACGTGGCCCTCGCGCTCTTCGCCACCGTCACCCTGCTCATCGGACGGCCCTTCACTCTGGCGTACGCGAAGGACTCGACGCCGCAAGAGGTTTGGGGCTCACAGACGTTCAGGCGGGTGAACTACGTGATCAGCGCGGTGTGGGCGGGCGCCTTCTTCTGCTCGGCGGCGGTCGGTTGCTACGGGGACGCCGTACTGCACGATCCCGACGAGTTTTGGACCGGCTGGATCCTGCAGTTGGCGGCACTGCTGTTCGCGGTGTCCTTCACCGACCGCTATCCCTCCCACGTGCGGGGCCAGCAGGGTGAGTCGACCGATCCGGCCCCGTCGATGTGGGGTGTCCTCGATTGGGTTCCCACGTTCGTGTTGGTCACGGGCGTCATCGGTCTGGCCACCGATTCGTTGTCCACCACCGTCGGCACCGTGCTGATCGTCGTCGGTGCCGTCGGCGCCGCCGCGGTGCGCAGGTGGCTGCCCAAGGCGGGGTGA